From the Garra rufa chromosome 17, GarRuf1.0, whole genome shotgun sequence genome, one window contains:
- the LOC141289668 gene encoding G1/S-specific cyclin-E2-like, with translation MARVRTSGGRQARSVNRNTHKIARVKKECNKRRKSIKKFNDAQNGWRQNELNSVSEVAEVSQTLDAQPSPLPTLSWCSSDDVWMKMLSKEIKYKHSKSSLHRHPSLRPKMRAMLLDWLLEVCEAHTLHRQTFYLAQDLFDRYMLSQSNVQKDRLQLIGITALFISSKIEEIYPPKITELAYVSDGACLEEEILQMELIMLKALNWDLCPETVVSWLKLYIQIASLYDVTNIIVPQFSQETYIQITQLLDLCILDINSLDFKYGVLAASALCHFMSADVVQKASGLKREAIETCVNWMAPFVETMTRYDSAQLKEFGQVPLEDRHNIQTHVNYLCMLKEAQEKQSESLEPFFPPTPPSSTEKTS, from the exons TGGAGGTCGGCAAGCTAGATCTGTGAATAGAAACACACACAAGATTGCAAGAGTCAAGAAAGAG TGCAACAAGAGGAGAAAATCAATTAAAAAGTTTAATGACGCTCAG AATGGATGGAGACAGAATGAACTGAACAGCGTGAGTGAAGTTGCGGAGGTGTCTCAAACTCTAGATGCACAGCCATCTCCACTCCCGACACTCAG TTGGTGCAGCTCAGACGACGTTTGGATGAAAATGCTTAGTAAAGAGATAAAGTACAAACACAGCAAGAGCAGTTTGCACAGACACCCATCACTGCGTCCCAAAATGAGAGCCATGCTACTCGACTGGCTCTTAGAG GTGTGTGAAGCCCACACACTTCACAGACAGACGTTCTACCTGGCTCAGGACCTTTTCGACAGGTACATGTTGTCCCAAAGTAACGTGCAGAAGGATCGACTGCAGCTCATAGGAATCACTGCTCTGTTCATCTCCTCCAAAATAGAG GAAATATATCCTCCAAAAATCACTGAGCTGGCTTATGTGTCTGACGGAGCCTGTCTGGAGGAGGAGATCCTACAGATGGAGCTGATCATGTTAAAG GCGTTAAACTGGGATCTTTGTCCAGAGACTGTCGTCTCGTGGTTGAAGCTCTACATTCAGATTGCATCTCTGTACGACGTCACCAATATAATAGTGCCTCAGTTTTCTCAGGAAACCTACATTCAGATCACACAG CTCTTAGATTTGTGTATCCTTGATATCAACTCTTTGGACTTTAAATATGGAGTCTTAGCAGCTTCTGCTTTGTGCCATTTCATGTCAGCTGATGTCGTTCAAAAAGCATCAG GACTGAAACGGGAGGCCATTGAGACGTGTGTGAACTGGATGGCTCCTTTCGTGGAAACCATGACGCGTTATGACAGCGCACAGTTAAAAGAATTTGGGCAGGTGCCGCTTGAGGACAGACACAACATTCAGACACACGTCAACTACCTCTGCATGCTG AAAGAGGCTCAGGAGAAGCAGTCAGAAAGTCTGGAGCCCTTCTTCCCACCAACACCACCAAGCAGCACTGAGAAAACCAGTTAA